The DNA window TTGATAAAAAAGTATTGTTCCCTCTTCCCACTtagatacatatattttatttattctttatattCTCCTCCACAGAAGTAAACACTGCAGGTTCAATATTTCACCTTGTAccttgttgttttacatcaccTTGGTTTTGATATGATTCATCTTCCTCCAAGTTCAGACCAATCAGTTAACATACAATCTTTGGATCCGTAGAGAACAGACGCGCTATTTTAAAAACCCAGATCCGGTTTCTCCATTTGCCCATCTCTATGCTGCAGTCCCCTGTTAATTACAATACAAAGATGCCTTGGGTGAGTGTTTGGAGTCTGGCTACTTGCCCAGCATTTGAAAGGGTGATGATGGTGCACCTCAGGGAAAACATGTAGTCCCACTAAAGGTCTCGATGTTTCACGACTCTGTTTTGAAGGCCAAACAGTCACTGAATCTTATCTTTCtagtcgcgggtatgctggagcctatcctagctttcttctggtgagaggcggggtacaacctggactggtcggcagccaatcacagggcacatatagacaaacaaccattcacactcacattcatacctatggacaatttggagtcgctaattaacctagcatgtttttggaaaacccacgcatgcatggggagaacatgcaaactccacacagagatggccgagggtggaattgaaccctggtctcctagctgtgaggtctgcgtgctaaccacttgaccgccgtgccgcttcaCACTCACCAATTAActgaaaatgcatgtttttgggggcggcacggcggtctagtggttagcgcgcagacctcacagccaggagaccagggttcagttccaccctcggccatctctgtgtggagtttgcatgttctccccgtgcatgcgtgggttttctccgggtactccggtttcctcccacattccaaaaacatgctaggttaattggccactccaaattgtccataggtatgaatgtgagtgtgaatggttgtttgtctaaatgtgccctgtgattggctggcgaccagtccagggtgtaccccgcctctcgcccaaagacagctgggataggctccagcacccccgcgaccctcatgaggaaaaagcggtagaaaatgaatgaatgaatgcatgtttttggaatgtgggaggaatccggagtacccgaagaaaacgcacgaaaagaacatgcaaacgccacacagagatgcccagatTAACAGTGGTTACCTTCCTTTGACATGTGTGACAGTTAAAAGAATGTCACCCCTAAAGTCATGTGACTGACTGACTGCAGATTGAATTCAGGTCATCCTGGGTTCataaaaaatgttggaaaaatagATGggcttgtgttgtgttgttatcCTGTAGGAAGGATAAGCCATGTGCTTTCCTTTCTGACCAGCTGTTGTTTTGTAGACTAGATAAACTGACAAGAAAGGGCTCCCATTGGCAAGGCCAGCCTGGTGCTGTAATTACAGAGATGGCTAAGGACAGGTGATTCCTCtattacacaacacacacatctaAAAGTGCATGCTGGTTCAACATTTACAAATGACTCATGCAAACTAACAGATTCATGACTGGAGACAGTTTAAAGAGGAATTTAGACTACGGgagaacaataaaaaatgtataacataaatgtttaaaaatgcacaattagttacaaaacatcaaatataaaTGTGTCCCTCGGTTTTTAATACTCCTGACTTAGAGCATACTAAACTGTGAATGGCATCTCTTTGCCAAAGGCTCCCCTGGATAGTCGCCTCATATAGTTACATTTTATCCCTTAGTATCAAGTTAGCGAGGATCAGAGAATGATCCCCGGTGCATTTTTGTTTGCCTTTTGGTGGGAGATTAAGGCCGGCATGCAGCATGGCATTGCCATCATGGTTTGGGTCCTATATAAAGTGGCCACAAGTGAAAACAATGGATGTCAATCTGGTTAGAACACAGCAAGCATGCCTTGCACAATGACATGCAAGAGCTTTTAATTGACACCATCAAGATATTAATTTACCAGGGGTTTATTGTTTTGGTTGTGTTTTATAGCGACCAGCCCACGGTGTACCTCGCTtcttgcccaaaaacagctgggataggctcctacatgtcttattttgtataaataatattttttaaacatacataACATGTTTATAGTTACACATATCAACATGTGTATAGATATGTAACAGTAAGGGAAATCTAGTTaatttattcaataataaagaatgtacaaattaataaatacacaaatttaCAAAGTAGTAAACACTTTCGTAATAAATAACTAGAGAATAAATATATAGCATGTAAATTAGAGTATTATAGATATTTTTCGGTTAAAATGAAGCCAATACTAGGAACCTTCATTCTCGTCTCCACGTTTCACACGAACCAAACTGCAATGACGCACAATGGACGTAAACGTGGAAAACAAATCGAAGGCTGACAGGAGGAGTAAAATTGACAAGAAACTTCTCCgtaaacaaataaaatcaaGTCACACATTGTTGAAACACGAAGGAATCAGTACTACGTCGCAGCCTTCTAAGGTAACGTAGAAGCAGATatttcaaacaggaagttgaaagTGTCGCAGTTCGCTTCATTCAGtgcgtgtgtttttgttgtattaaaCTCATAAACATACTATAAAAATCgtcatatgtaaaaaaaaaaaaccttagaaATGTCAAGATCATTCGTCTGTGTTGGATAGTATAAAGAAGCTACATTTTAAGATTGAGTTTAATGGACGTTAACCTCTGTATGATCTCCAGAGTTTAGTAGTGGCCAATGGCGGCTTGGGGAATGGTGTCAGCAGAGAGGAGCTGTCTGCTGTGCTCACAGAGATGGGAGAAGTTGAGACCTTACTTATGCCCCCTCACAAGCCCTATGCTTTTGTCACATACAGGTACTATGGTGCATATAAATATACTTACATTACTAATATCACATGTTAAACAGCTTCATAATATCTACTTCCTGATACTATTGCTCTCTTCACAGATCTGAGGAGGATTCTTGGAAAGCTCACATCAGCTTGAATGGCCAAAAACTACAATGTGGAGAGAATAGTGTGACGATGTATCTCAGCTATGTTGACTCAGGTATATTTACTTATAAAGAGGCTTGTCACTCAATAAGCTGTCCCTGCAAAGGATGTCATATTGGCGATTTTCAACACGTACTGcatttgtgtgtctgtttacAGTACCATGCGAGCAACAGGCATGTGTTACCTTGCCAGCGGGGTTAGTGTTAGTGGAAGACTTTGTTTCTGCAGAGGAAGAAGCTCTGCTGCTTGCTGCCATCGACTGGTCGTCCACTCATGATGATGTCACCGGTAAGGAGACGTATACGTGGTTCTTCTTTGACACTTACTGGAGTTCACAGTACAAAATGGCCACAACAGCCAATTCAAATATCCCTTTTAAGTGAGGAATGATATTCTTCTTGATtacaggaagtagcctgctaactaagtaacagaaaaacaaacacataaaaaccACAACAATGCACTTCATCAATGTTGGTGACACAATACTTTCTATAATAACTATATTTATTATCTTGTTATATGTCACTAAGCAATATAATTCTAATGTTTTGCCAAGTCATATGTGATGTCCTTTACTGTAGCTCAAAAAGCTCTGAAGCACAGAAGAGTCAAACATTATGGCTATGAATTTCGCTATGACAACAACAACGTGGACAAAGACAAGCCATTAGCCGCAGGtgagctttttttcctcccaaataTACTTGTGATTTGTATTAGGCCGATCAcgataacaaattttgctggatGATAATTATCCTACAAATTATTACAGataaacattattattcttaatacgttatttattgtgtggttaatttatttgtcattatcgtgacatggaatggaatggcctttattgtcattatacaagatgtacaacgagattggagagcttctcctttcagtgcagtagtcaagttagaaaaaaagtagagtaaaaaaaacgacaatttaacaagatatatactaggtatatacaagatatccaaaatgtaCTCAtacagatatattaattttagtgcaatgataaatgggtcttagtgcaaataatgactggtgtatacagatgagtaaagtcacatatgagtgtattgtatattgtgtattgggttgttaaataaataaatatgtttgaggTAGTAACACGACAGTAACATTTAGTCATACTTACAAATTGAATAGTAAagcatgtatatatgtgcatCCAGATCTTCCTGTGGAATGTCTACCTGTACTGGAAAGGTGTCTGCAGAAGGGACATATCAAATGGATGCCCGACCAGCTGACTGTAAACCAGTATGAGTCCGGACAGGGTTTGTATTTTCACATTTGGTCTGTCTGTCATTGCTATCTAACCTTCCCACATGCAGCACATTTGTGAAATGTAATTAAACATGCACTTGTTAATACATATTCGGTACTTGAAATAAACAATTGAAGTAATTTAAGTTATTTCTGCATTCTTTATATACTACAAGGTGACAGCACGGACACGTACTTTAGAATAGTGGGCCACTAAATGAAATAGTATATCTAATTTGTCATATTCATAGGTATTCCTCCTCATGTGGACACCCACTCAGCCTTCGAGGACACCATCCTGTCACTCAGCCTGGGGGCAAAGGTACCAAGTTACTTTGTATATAACAGTTTGAAGATTTTATGAATCAAactgtattgatatttttcTCTCATTCATATTCTCCTTgtcgtgcatgtgtgtgtacgtttCTGACTTTGTAGGAGTGTGTGTTcagctgggggaaaaaaatcgatTCATTTGCTGTTCCATCAGCACAGATTCTCTCAAAGCGTTACATGAAAGCacaatttacacacacacacacacacacacaggtctcGTCTTGGCAAAATCCAATTTACCGGCTGTCAGAAGTTGTGCAAGATGGCGTTGGAAGTAGTATCGGTGTAATTTCCCACAAGAGATAACACTGTTCTGCTCCACAAGGGAAAGGAAACATTGATGCATTCACGGGTATGCTTTTGATGTTTGTTAATGACAAAGTCAGCATTGTTGTCCATCTTGCCTTTGTGGGGGACGTTTAAACATTTGAGTGAAAGGGAGTAATTTGGACTTTGAGGTCTTGAATCGGGAAAGAGTTTGCTGTTGTTGAggtggcttctttttttttttttatactttatttttatttatttttagatttttctaaacaaaacgtcaacagtaatacaaacaaaacaaaaagggggcactggacatacacagCACACAATTTGGTTATCCCACATTCCCTGTCATGGTGCACTTTGAGAAATTTCCTTGATTTTTGTCCATGAACAGTGtccatttcacccatttttctccacacatGTCTTCTTCAGTCCTCAATCTATGTGTTAACAGTTCCATGTCATGTACTGTgttcatcacacaaagccagtcctCCAATATCGGGGGTCTTGGGTTCagccattttttggtaatggctttTTTAAATGCTACCAACATGATTTTATAGAGATGAGGTggctttttttatgacttttgtaTTCCTGCAGACAATAATGGAGTTTCGTCACCCGGATGGTCGCGTCGTGAACGTGTTTTTGCCAGGACGGAGCCTCTTGGTGATGCAAGGAGAGAGCCGATACCTCTGGACGCACGGGTGAGCTGTGTCTTTCCAGTTTAGGAAATTTTATCTTGATGTGAGCCTCACAGAGGTGACAATATATTTCTCGCTACGTCTGTGCTTGTGGGGATTCGTAGGGATGCTAAATCTATAATGACATTTCTCATAGTGAATCCTTTTTCTTTTATAGAATCACTCCTCGGAAGTTCGACACGGTGCCGGCTTTTGACCCGCTATGTGCCGCTCCTACAACATGTGACCTTGGTGCGCTTGACCAGCTCACCTTGAGCAAGAGGGGCACCCGCACGTCTTTCACTTTTCGTAAAATCCGACGTGAACCCTGCTGCTGTGGTGAGCTTTGTGTATGCCTGCAATCACATTacactgttcttttttttgcaatgttttgatacacaaaaaagtataaaatataaaagtgtgAGACCACAGTCGTTCATTGGTACAGTTTGCATCACAAGCATTGACATTAAGATTAAGATGGTTTCTGTTGGTTTGTCCATCAGTATGTTATCACAATAATCTCTATAAGAGATTACGTATGTTCTGTTggctagacaaacaaccattcacactcacattcatggacaatttggagtcgctaattaacctagcatgtttttggaatgtgggagaaaacccacacatgcacggggagaacatgcaaactccacacagagatggccgtgggtggaattgaactcaggtgtcctagttgtgaggtctgcgtgctcaccactcatccgccatgcagcctgatgATAGTTCAATCCTCACTAATTTATTACAAGTCATATTGGTGAATGGATATTTTTGTCAGTGCTCCACTCGTTGCCATTTTCCTCCCACTGATTCTTGTCTGTTTTACTTTTGTAGCTTTCCCCTCTGCCTGCGACAGTCAAGGAGATCCCTCTCCACCTCCTCCCCCTTCACTTCCTCGATGCCACGGTGATGCGGCCTGCCTGGAGGAGGAGTATGTGCACCGTGTGTACAACGCCATCGCCTCCCACTTTAGCAGCACCCGACACTCGCCCTGGCCTCGCgtttgccacttcctgtcctcgcTGTCGCCTGGAAGCATGGTGGCTGATGTTGGCTGTGGAAACGGGAAGTATCTGGCTGTCAACCCAGAGGTCATTAGTGTGAGTGCCAATTTATGGTGTTTTGGTGACTGTAATTGTCACTTTATTGATCCCAGTGGAGCATTGGAGCATCAGCTTGTTGTTGCTAGTGAATCTATCTGGATGAATACTACTAGTTCTCATATATTTGTATTGCTGTTTTGATTGGAATAAAACGtgtgatgtttgttttctttcttataTTTTAGGTGGGCTGTGACCGTAGCAGCACTCTTGTCCAAATTTGCGCCGACCGAGGTTTCCAGGCATTGGTGTCTGACGCCCTGTGTGTCCCGCTACGAACGGCCACCTGTGATGCCTGCATCTCCATTGCTGTCATACACCACTTTTCCACACCGGTATGTACTATTATAGACATTCCCGTCTTTCCCTGTGGAGTAGACCGCTACTGACATGGCTGTTTTGCATGAGGCGTTTGAACGGGTTTTAAGGGTACTGTCATCGATTGTGTTGTAGGAGCGTCGGTTGGCGGCTGTGAAGGAATTGGTGAGACTTTTGAAGCCTGGTGGTCATGCTCTAATTTACGTCTGGGCTTTTGAACAAGAGTACAACCGGCAGAAGTCCAAGTACCTCAAAGGCCACAACTCCAGCGCCGGCGACAACATATCTGAGGAAAGACACCAGCCGCACGGGTCACCCAGCACCCATGTTGAAAACAACGTCAAAGACCGCCGCAACAAAAGACCTGCAGACGACAAACTTAGTGTTCACACCAATCGCACAGCCTTCAACTCTCAGGACCTTCTGGTTCCGTGGCATCTGAAAGAGGTGaaaggaaaatgcaaaaaggttTCCAAAGACCCTTGTCTGAACAGTACCGACTCCAAGAAGTCTTCGCACAGTGTCCTTGATAGTAATCATGAGTCAGAGCATCAGAGCGGCCCTGCGCCTGTCTTCCACCGTTATTACCATGTGTTCCAGCAGGGAGAGCTAGAGAGGCTGTGTGGGCTGGTGGAGGGAGCGAGGGTGCTGAGTAGTTACCATGACCAGGGCAACTGGTGCGTCATTTTAGAGAAGCACTCTGGGGAACACAATTCATGACCATCGAAGCAGTCAAAGATGATTTATTTAGCCATGGGGAGTATGCTATGAGGCTACTTCCATAGGATGACTACTGAAGATAGGAAGATGAATGGATCATacgattttttttacttgggggGGCAGACTAAACAATTTAGTTGAGTCAAAAAGATATTCAGTTAACATTGTGCCGTAAATATAAAATTCATTGTGAGATAATGAGACGCTATTATTTTATCATACCACTTGCACCTTTATATTTGAACCACTTTTAATTTTATCATTAGATTACTACTCCAAATTGTAAGTGTGCTCTGTGTAGCCACTGTATTTCTGCTATAGTACACCACAAAACACAGCGGCTACACAGTATACTGCACAGTATAACAATAAGCCTCTTGAATCATGATTGTGCTGGTTACACGATGCAATTAGTCACTGACTCAGTAAATTACCCCTGTGACTTTTAAGGCTACCCTGGCACCCACATTACAGTGCAGCCGTGGACACGGTGGGTTGACTTTGACTGACTGTTATTGATTGAAGAGAGATGGATTACCCTTTGTGCGTGTGGATTCACGGTATGTGAGCATGCACATTGTCTTTATTGACATTTGGAGATAGATTAGAATTTTAAATGGGTCTTCCCCAGGTACTTCTTATTGATGCAGTCGAATACACagcatttaaaaattaatctcACAAGAGTTGAATGATACTTATGTATACGACACGTAATCTGAAATGTCCCCTTGTGGGAATACTAAAGGGATATCTTACCTTATCCAGATAATGATTGGATTTTATATTGCATATTTATATGGCATTGTATTGAAGGACATATAAACAACCTTAGTGTTAAACCTtatccatttaaaaaataaactggaGCAACAACTTTTTTCATCTTCATGtcatgtatgttgtttttttatatatatattttactgcaGAATAACAGAATGCAATATCTCGTGTTGACCAGAAGATGGCAGTGTTGACATGTTCTGTGGACAgttttgttgctgttgctggATAGTGCTTATTCCTCCATAAAATTTAATAGAAAAAGACTGAGTACTCACACAAGAACTTCTGTTACATATACTGATAACATTGGCCAAATTAATATTTCACATTGCTGACGTTTGCTGTGATTGTGATTCGTTTAGGTGCCTAACTGTAAGTGCGTGTGTGAATGTATACACTAGAGGAATTaacttaaatttatttatatgaagGTGCTTTATGAAAGTAAGTACATTTATTTGGATTAATTtacagcccagccttgccccaACCAATATGGCCTCGACGTCGAGGCAACGCACAACTCCCGTCCTGTCGTAAAGGCTTTACGACACAGAACACATTTACGACACTGTCATGGCTGCGCACGGTGTTGGTTTTGAGAGTGCAACAAACATTGCAAATCGGAAGGAAAGTAAACGACAGGCACGTCAAGAAGCGCTCGAGAAGGTACGTTAATAAACCTCAAGGAGAATCAAATCTTTATTCAACCGAATCTGCGTTTCACTTGCGTCTTAACGTACCCGTTCGAGCCACCATACTGATTAGCATGCCAAGTAGGCTAGCATTACTGTAatctattattttgtattaatagcAATGTTCTTTTATTAGTCCCACATTTTGAATGAGCTCGACTGCACATATTAGCAGCGTATGTGCCTGGACTGGTGTGTCCCTGTTAAATTACAGGCAAGACATAACTAGGCAAACATTGGAGATAGGACTCCCAGGTGTGTTTGCCTGATGCTTTATGTCTTTGGTACAACAGCTTATGTTATCTTTTTGCTTTCAAGCTGTGTTGACAGAGCAGATGATGTTTCTGCTTGCATTAAGGGACGTAATCACGTTATCAACCTCGCTCACATGTGCTTGCGCTATGGTAATTTGCAGTAAAAAGCCTACGTGTaacatgaatatactgtatatatgtactatTACAATGAAGCCATCTTGTAATTTATCCTCTACCACTTACAttgttttgcacttttttaGGCCAAGCATCAGTATGagaaggaggagaggaggaaggaaCTGAAGAGACAGAGAGGGGAAGACACTTGGATGCTTCCTGAAGTCACTGACAGGCTGAAAGAAATAGAAGATGTAAGGTCCACATTTTCCACACAATGTTTAGTAATTGATAattgttctatttttttaatacaatgaCTTGCTTTACTATACCTCAATTGGATACATTGGATTCATAATTCATAGCTCGGCACAAACCAGTTTTATTTGAAACACGCAACTTTTACAAATTGGCTGGCTGGAACAGGAAGTTGACCAATGCAACAGTATTGATGCTCCACAGACTTGAAATCAATTGAATAACTATGATATATCATATCTTGATTAtgtagcagacaattcctattTTCTTTACAGGATGCCtctgtgaaaaacaaaaagaagaaagataAGAAATCTaaaaagaagaaggagaagaagaaggccaAGAAGGAAAAAAGGGCAACAGATGCATCTAATGGCTCAAGTGACAGCTCAGCTGTGAGTTAAATCATCAAAGCATCCTTACCTTTATCTTATTCACAGCACATTGGTTTGATatacttttttacttttgtttttaagtaACCTGTATTCCAAAGGAATTGTCACAATAATcttcttgttttcttgttttctcttCCCTTCTTGTCAGGACTCAGCCGAGGAGTGGGTTGAAGCTCAGTCAGTATCTCAGTCACAACCTGCAAAAGCCTGGAAAGTTTCAGAGAAGTCCAACCCTTTGGAGAACAATGGCGACTCGACTCAGAGTGTACAGAGTGTTCAGGTACCATTCTGTTCCCAAATATGTTGATTTATACATTTGGTGGAACTCCAAAGCCAATGCAATATGGATATTTGAAAATATGTTGTATGTATTTCTTTTCTCTAGCGAGATGAATGGATGACCTTTGACTTTTTGGCCATGAAAACCACATCCACAGCCGAGAGGAGAGCTGaaaaagacagacagaaagaggagGAGCGGGCAAAGGCTCAAGCCATTGAACAGGTAGATAACATtcgaaacaattttttttttcagaccagTGTTAGCTTTCAAACCTGACATTTCTGAATGTTAATTTTCAGACTGCAAGTGACTAactatttgtgtgtatttgtaggcAGGTCTGCACAAATTAGAGTTGAATCCCTACTGGAAGGATGGCGGATCTGGTCTGCCTCCAGAGGAGAGAGCTGGTACTGTTGCAAAAAAAGGTAACATTACAGTTTCCAACCTGGATTTTtcaaatattgataatattctATTGTCTCACGGTATCAAAGTGTTCCTTGATTGGGTAATGTTTTAAGCACTGAATGCAAATATCTTCGCTTCTTCTCTGTGAATTTGTCAGTTTTTCCTTTTGTCATGGTTATTTTTCTTCCACATGTTTGGCTAATTGACATTCTCTCGCTAAGAAAGGCCTTGAGAAACACGAATACCAATATTTACAATATCCTTCTAAATATTTCAGAAGGTCCAGTAGTGAATGATGGTGGCTTGAGCTGGCTGAGGAAGAGCTACCAGAGGATGAAGGAGCAGGCCGAGAGAGAGCAGCGCAGCCTGGATGACGTGGTGGCAGACAGATATGGAGTAAGAACACGCGGCACAATTATCCAACTACACACATTAGCAATCACCCATGCTTGGAAAAAGCCAGTAGATAGATTTTACGTAACATTAACCTTTATTTTGCAGTCAATGGAGGAATTCCAGCAGCGACTTGCTGAGGCAGAAAAGGCTGTGTATGGACAAAGAAGCAGAGGAGAAGGGGACAGTGGTGCGAGAGGCAGGTGGTTGGAGGGAAAGGAGGAGCGCAGGGAGACTTGGAGGAGGAAAAACCCAGAGAGAGATCAGTGGAGAAGAAGTGAA is part of the Doryrhamphus excisus isolate RoL2022-K1 chromosome 8, RoL_Dexc_1.0, whole genome shotgun sequence genome and encodes:
- the alkbh8 gene encoding alkylated DNA repair protein alkB homolog 8; the protein is MDVNVENKSKADRRSKIDKKLLRKQIKSSHTLLKHEGISTTSQPSKSLVVANGGLGNGVSREELSAVLTEMGEVETLLMPPHKPYAFVTYRSEEDSWKAHISLNGQKLQCGENSVTMYLSYVDSVPCEQQACVTLPAGLVLVEDFVSAEEEALLLAAIDWSSTHDDVTAQKALKHRRVKHYGYEFRYDNNNVDKDKPLAADLPVECLPVLERCLQKGHIKWMPDQLTVNQYESGQGIPPHVDTHSAFEDTILSLSLGAKTIMEFRHPDGRVVNVFLPGRSLLVMQGESRYLWTHGITPRKFDTVPAFDPLCAAPTTCDLGALDQLTLSKRGTRTSFTFRKIRREPCCCAFPSACDSQGDPSPPPPPSLPRCHGDAACLEEEYVHRVYNAIASHFSSTRHSPWPRVCHFLSSLSPGSMVADVGCGNGKYLAVNPEVISVGCDRSSTLVQICADRGFQALVSDALCVPLRTATCDACISIAVIHHFSTPERRLAAVKELVRLLKPGGHALIYVWAFEQEYNRQKSKYLKGHNSSAGDNISEERHQPHGSPSTHVENNVKDRRNKRPADDKLSVHTNRTAFNSQDLLVPWHLKEVKGKCKKVSKDPCLNSTDSKKSSHSVLDSNHESEHQSGPAPVFHRYYHVFQQGELERLCGLVEGARVLSSYHDQGNWCVILEKHSGEHNS